A section of the Oceanibaculum nanhaiense genome encodes:
- a CDS encoding type II toxin-antitoxin system HipA family toxin, producing MTRRRVHAPLNVFLNSRLVGSLRRESTGAIDFQYAKDWLTWENTFPISLSLPLREDRYIGAPVINVFDNLLPDSDGIRKRVAERVGAGGTDAYSLLAALGHDCVGALQFLPDGADPGKPGASDGKPVTDDDIAAIINNLAAAPLGMGEDEDFRISIAGAQEKTALLRKDGHWFKPAGTSATTHILKPQIGQLPNGIDLSNSVENEYLCLKLLAALGVPAAHTEIAEFGGRRTLIIERFDRRWTKDGRLLRLPQEDICQALSVPPTRKYLSEGGPGMRDIIQLLKGSDTPEQDIATFMRACILFWMLGATDGHAKNFSITLGPGGRFHLTPLYDVLTAQPSLDAGQIQQKKFKLAMSVGKNRHYQVDDIIPRHFLQTAELAGVGMPLMRALFEEIADTAVGRTDTVMESLPPGFPEQLIASVSAAVRKRTKLVADANA from the coding sequence ATGACGCGCCGGCGGGTCCACGCCCCGCTCAATGTTTTCCTGAACAGCCGCCTCGTCGGAAGTCTGCGCCGCGAATCCACCGGGGCCATCGATTTCCAGTACGCCAAAGACTGGCTCACCTGGGAGAACACGTTCCCGATCTCCCTCTCCCTGCCCTTACGCGAGGACCGCTATATCGGCGCACCGGTCATCAACGTCTTCGACAATCTGCTTCCTGACAGCGACGGCATCCGCAAGCGCGTCGCCGAGCGCGTCGGCGCCGGCGGCACGGATGCCTATAGCCTGCTGGCCGCCCTTGGCCATGACTGCGTCGGCGCATTGCAATTCCTCCCCGACGGCGCCGATCCGGGCAAGCCCGGCGCCAGCGACGGCAAACCGGTCACCGACGACGACATCGCCGCCATCATCAACAATCTTGCCGCCGCCCCGCTCGGCATGGGCGAGGATGAGGATTTCCGCATCTCGATCGCCGGCGCGCAGGAAAAGACAGCCTTGCTGCGCAAAGACGGACATTGGTTCAAACCTGCTGGCACCAGCGCCACTACCCATATCCTCAAGCCGCAGATCGGCCAGCTGCCAAACGGCATCGATCTCTCGAACAGCGTTGAGAACGAGTATCTCTGCCTCAAGCTCCTCGCCGCCCTCGGCGTGCCGGCCGCCCATACCGAAATTGCTGAGTTCGGCGGACGCCGCACCCTTATCATCGAGCGCTTTGACCGCCGCTGGACGAAGGACGGTCGCTTGCTGCGCCTGCCGCAAGAAGATATCTGCCAGGCGCTCTCCGTGCCGCCCACGCGGAAATACCTGTCCGAAGGCGGGCCCGGCATGCGCGACATCATCCAGCTTCTCAAAGGTAGCGATACGCCAGAGCAGGACATTGCCACCTTCATGCGCGCCTGCATCCTGTTCTGGATGCTGGGCGCCACCGACGGCCACGCAAAGAATTTCAGTATCACGCTCGGCCCCGGCGGACGCTTCCATTTGACGCCGCTCTATGACGTGCTGACCGCACAGCCAAGCCTCGATGCCGGGCAGATCCAGCAGAAGAAATTCAAGCTCGCCATGTCCGTCGGCAAGAACCGTCACTATCAGGTCGACGACATTATACCGCGCCACTTCCTGCAGACTGCTGAACTGGCAGGCGTCGGCATGCCGCTGATGCGTGCCCTCTTCGAGGAGATTGCCGATACCGCAGTCGGACGGACCGATACGGTCATGGAATCACTGCCACCCGGTTTTCCGGAACAGCTGATCGCGTCGGTCAGCGCGGCGGTCCGAAAGCGGACCAAGCTTGTTGCGGATGCCAACGCATAA